CTTGTATTCTCCAGAATAATCGTCATCGTTTCCGTTGATTATTTCAAAGAATTTAGTGATGGCGATTTCGTTTCCGATAAATCCAATCTTATCTCCTTTATTGACTCTGAAACTCAAATTGTCGATAAGCTTGTTGCCATTTTGTTCTACAGTCAAGTTGTCTACATTTAGAATTTCGTTGCCAACTTCTCTTGAAAGTTCAAATCCAACAAATGGATAACGTCTACTAGATGGTTTAATGTCATCCAATGTGATTTTGTCGAGAAGTTTCTTCCTACTTGTAGCTTGTTTGGACTTTGATTTGTTGGCAGAAAATCTCTGGATAAATTCTTGAAGTTCTTTGATTTTGTCTTCTTTTTTCTTGTTTTGTTCTTTTTGCATTCTAAGTGCAAGTTGGCTTGATTCGTACCAGAAATCGTAGTTTCCAACAAACATATTAATCTTTCCGTAGTCGACATCCACCATGTGAGTGCACACTTCGTTTAAGAAATATCTGTCGTGAGATACTATGATTACAATTCCTGGAAAACCCATCAAGAAATCTTGTAGCCACAATATTGCCTTCAAGTCCAAACCATTTGTAGGTTCGTCTAGTAACAATATTCCTGGATTTCCGAACAAAGCTTGTGCCAATAACACCTTTACCTTGTCGGATTCTTTCAAATCTTTCATAAGCATAAAATGTTGTTCTGTCGTAATTCCCAAACCTTGCAACAAAGATGAGCTTTCTGCTTCTGCTTCATATCCTCCAAGTTCTTGGAATTCCGCTTCCAATTCTGCTGCTCTCATTCCGTCTTCATCGCTGAAATCAGGCTTCATGTATATCGCATCTTTTTCTTTTTGGATATCGTAAAGCTTTTTGTTTCCCATCAAAACTGTATCCATTACGCTATTTTCTTCAAAAGCGTAGTGATCTTGGTTAAGTTTTGATAATCTTGTGTTCTTATCTATAGTGACATTGCCTTTTGTAGGCTCTTTTTCTCCGGATAAAATTTTGAGGAATGTAGACTTACCAGCACCATTTGCACCAATAACTCCGTAACAGTTACCTGGATTAAAAATTAGGTTAACATCCTCAAATAATTTTTTATCGGGGAATATGACACTTAAATTGTTAACTGTTAACATCTAAATCCCTCCAATACTCACATATTATACCATAAAAGTAATATCAAGTCTTGATATCACAATATTATGAAAATTTTTTTAATTGACTAATTGTCAAATCAAATGCAACACCTATGGTAAGAAACCAAAAAGTTCTTCTTTAGGTGTTTTATATTGTATACATTTTCTAGGTCTATTATTCATTAAACTTAAGTTATAATTTAAATCATTAATATTT
This Finegoldia magna ATCC 53516 DNA region includes the following protein-coding sequences:
- a CDS encoding ABC-F family ATP-binding cassette domain-containing protein, with translation MLTVNNLSVIFPDKKLFEDVNLIFNPGNCYGVIGANGAGKSTFLKILSGEKEPTKGNVTIDKNTRLSKLNQDHYAFEENSVMDTVLMGNKKLYDIQKEKDAIYMKPDFSDEDGMRAAELEAEFQELGGYEAEAESSSLLQGLGITTEQHFMLMKDLKESDKVKVLLAQALFGNPGILLLDEPTNGLDLKAILWLQDFLMGFPGIVIIVSHDRYFLNEVCTHMVDVDYGKINMFVGNYDFWYESSQLALRMQKEQNKKKEDKIKELQEFIQRFSANKSKSKQATSRKKLLDKITLDDIKPSSRRYPFVGFELSREVGNEILNVDNLTVEQNGNKLIDNLSFRVNKGDKIGFIGNEIAITKFFEIINGNDDDYSGEYKWGQTITHTYFPKDNTKFFEDCDLNLIDWLRQFSEEKSEIHIRGFLGKMLFSGDEALKKSNVLSGGEKVRMMFSKMMVTPANVLVFDQPTNHLDLESIEAVNNGLIAFKSNILFTSLDHQFVSSVANRIIEIFDDGTYRDVSMNYEDYIEKYLTNN